A portion of the Microbacterium hominis genome contains these proteins:
- a CDS encoding MFS transporter, with protein MPPQAAIVAVLAVAGLASSFMFTLVVPIQSKLPELLNASREDTAWVVTSTLVAAAVITPISGRLGDMYGKRRIVLILLALLVAGSVIAAVSPGIVGVIVGRTLQGAVTGVIPLGISILRDVLHENRVDSAIALISATLGVGGALGLPISAFITERSDWHVVFWVAAALGAVVFVLVLWIVPVSVLRTAGRFDFVGTAGLAIGLVGILLAVSRGNEWGWTSPAVLALGLGGVAVLLVWGWYELRIDDPLLDLRVAARRPVLLTNIASIAMGFSLFASNVAYPQILELPAEVGGFGLSLLAASLVVMPAGLVMMVLSPFSGRLARTVGPKLLLVLGAISLIAAYAFTLLFSSEVWQLVVANIIIGVGIGFGYAAMPMLIMRSVPQSETGASNGLNALFRSLGTSTAAAVIGAILATYSIDFEGVPVPTPQGFQLSFVLGGAAAVMALAVALFIPRHRAPQERHPSLPE; from the coding sequence ATGCCACCCCAGGCGGCCATCGTCGCCGTGCTGGCCGTGGCCGGCCTCGCCTCGTCGTTCATGTTCACGCTGGTCGTGCCGATCCAGTCGAAGCTGCCCGAGCTCCTGAACGCCAGCCGCGAGGACACCGCGTGGGTGGTGACCTCGACCCTGGTCGCCGCCGCCGTGATCACGCCGATCTCGGGGCGCCTGGGCGACATGTACGGCAAGCGGCGCATCGTGCTGATCCTGCTGGCGCTGCTCGTGGCCGGCTCGGTGATCGCAGCGGTCTCCCCCGGCATCGTCGGGGTGATCGTCGGCCGCACGCTGCAGGGCGCGGTGACCGGGGTGATCCCGCTCGGCATCTCGATCCTCCGCGACGTGCTGCACGAGAATCGCGTCGACTCCGCGATCGCCCTCATCAGCGCCACCCTCGGCGTCGGCGGTGCGCTCGGACTGCCGATCAGCGCGTTCATCACCGAGCGCAGCGACTGGCACGTGGTCTTCTGGGTGGCCGCCGCGCTCGGAGCGGTCGTGTTCGTCCTCGTGCTGTGGATCGTGCCGGTGAGCGTGCTGCGCACGGCCGGCCGGTTCGACTTCGTCGGCACCGCCGGGCTCGCGATCGGCCTGGTCGGCATCCTCCTCGCCGTCTCCCGGGGCAACGAGTGGGGCTGGACCTCGCCCGCCGTGCTGGCTCTGGGCCTCGGCGGGGTCGCGGTGCTGCTGGTGTGGGGCTGGTACGAGCTGCGCATCGACGATCCGCTGCTCGATCTGCGCGTGGCCGCGCGGCGCCCGGTGCTGCTCACCAACATCGCCTCGATCGCGATGGGCTTCTCGCTGTTCGCCTCCAACGTGGCCTACCCGCAGATCCTCGAGCTGCCGGCGGAGGTGGGAGGCTTCGGCCTGTCGCTGCTGGCGGCGAGCCTGGTGGTCATGCCCGCCGGGCTCGTGATGATGGTGCTCTCGCCGTTCTCGGGGCGGCTGGCGCGCACCGTCGGCCCCAAGCTCCTGCTCGTGCTGGGCGCGATCTCGCTGATCGCGGCCTACGCGTTCACGCTGCTGTTCTCGAGCGAGGTGTGGCAGCTCGTGGTCGCCAACATCATCATCGGGGTGGGCATCGGCTTCGGCTACGCCGCGATGCCGATGCTGATCATGAGGTCGGTGCCGCAGTCCGAGACCGGCGCCTCGAACGGGCTGAACGCGCTGTTCCGGTCGCTCGGCACCAGCACGGCGGCGGCGGTGATCGGCGCGATCCTGGCGACCTACTCGATCGACTTCGAGGGGGTCCCGGTTCCCACGCCCCAGGGGTTCCAGCTGTCGTTCGTGCTCGGCGGCGCCGCGGCCGTGATGGCGCTGGCCGTGGCGCTGTTCATCCCCCGTCACCGGGCGCCTCAGGAGCGGCATCCCTCGCTCCCCGAGTGA
- a CDS encoding peptide MFS transporter, producing MDAHDGREPDQVPVGPPDGAVTAEATTATGGQGVQDTRFFGQPWALAHVFGVEMWERFSFYGMQGILLIYMYFSVAEGGLGIDQAVATGIVGAYGGSVYLATILGAWLADRLLGSERVLFYSAMVIMAGHIALAVLPNVWGLGVGLILVALGSGGLKANATAVVGTLYAAKDPRRDAGFSLFYLGINLGAFLGPLITGLLQSNVGFHWGFGAAAVGMAIGLIQYSFGRKDLPPESRVVANPLPRSRYGMMIGIGVAGILLVVLGVLFGIVRADNLAGIVILVTLVAAVAYFIVIIGSSQITAVDRSRVTGFIPLFIVNVGFWSLYQQQFTVLTVYSDERLNRDILGWTMPISWINSINPVFVIILSGVFAAIWSKLGDRAPSAPVKFGVGAMIMGVAFLLFLPFAGGGPNSTPLLAIVGILLVFTIAELFISPPGLSVTTKLAPERFHTQMVALYFLSVALGTAIAGWLAQFYNPDDEVPYFTILGVIAILLGAALVAAVKPVLALMRGVR from the coding sequence ATGGACGCGCACGACGGCCGCGAGCCGGACCAGGTGCCCGTCGGACCGCCCGATGGCGCGGTGACGGCGGAGGCGACGACCGCGACCGGGGGCCAGGGAGTGCAGGACACCCGCTTCTTCGGGCAGCCCTGGGCCCTCGCGCACGTGTTCGGCGTGGAGATGTGGGAGCGCTTCAGCTTCTACGGCATGCAGGGCATCCTGCTCATCTACATGTACTTCTCGGTCGCCGAGGGGGGCCTGGGCATCGACCAGGCCGTCGCCACCGGCATCGTGGGCGCCTACGGCGGGTCGGTGTATCTCGCGACCATCCTGGGCGCCTGGCTGGCCGACCGGCTGCTGGGCTCGGAGCGGGTGCTCTTCTACAGCGCCATGGTGATCATGGCCGGGCACATCGCGCTCGCGGTTCTGCCGAACGTGTGGGGTCTGGGCGTCGGTCTGATCCTCGTGGCGCTCGGCTCCGGCGGGCTCAAGGCCAACGCGACGGCCGTCGTCGGCACGCTCTACGCCGCGAAGGATCCCCGGCGCGACGCCGGCTTCTCCCTCTTCTACCTCGGCATCAACCTCGGCGCGTTCCTCGGCCCGCTGATCACGGGACTCCTGCAGAGCAACGTCGGCTTCCACTGGGGGTTCGGGGCCGCCGCGGTGGGCATGGCGATCGGACTCATCCAGTACTCCTTCGGCCGCAAGGATCTGCCGCCCGAATCGCGCGTGGTCGCCAACCCGCTCCCCCGGAGCCGGTACGGCATGATGATCGGCATCGGCGTGGCCGGCATCCTCCTGGTCGTGCTCGGGGTGCTGTTCGGCATCGTCCGCGCCGACAACCTCGCCGGCATCGTGATCCTCGTCACCCTCGTCGCCGCCGTCGCCTACTTCATCGTCATCATCGGCTCGTCGCAGATCACCGCCGTCGACCGTTCGCGTGTGACGGGATTCATTCCGCTGTTCATCGTGAATGTGGGCTTCTGGTCGCTGTACCAGCAGCAGTTCACCGTGCTCACCGTCTACTCCGACGAGCGGCTGAACCGCGACATCCTCGGCTGGACGATGCCGATCTCCTGGATCAACTCCATCAACCCGGTGTTCGTCATCATCCTCTCGGGCGTCTTCGCCGCCATCTGGTCGAAGCTCGGCGACCGCGCCCCGTCGGCGCCGGTCAAGTTCGGCGTCGGCGCGATGATCATGGGCGTCGCGTTCCTGCTGTTCCTCCCCTTCGCGGGGGGCGGCCCGAACTCGACGCCGCTGCTGGCGATCGTCGGCATCCTGCTCGTGTTCACGATCGCCGAGCTGTTCATCTCCCCGCCGGGGCTCTCGGTGACGACCAAACTCGCCCCGGAGCGCTTCCACACGCAGATGGTGGCCCTCTACTTCCTGTCGGTGGCGCTCGGCACTGCGATCGCGGGCTGGCTCGCGCAGTTCTACAACCCCGACGACGAGGTGCCCTACTTCACGATCCTGGGTGTGATCGCGATCCTGCTGGGCGCGGCGCTGGTGGCGGCCGTCAAGCCGGTGCTCGCCCTCATGCGAGGGGTGCGGTAG
- a CDS encoding IclR family transcriptional regulator domain-containing protein, whose product MAEEFVQSLVRGLAVVRAFDAEHPELSLSDVARRTELTRAAARRFLHTLVALGYVRTDGRTFALTPRVLELGFSYLSSLSLPEIVQPHLESLSRTVDESVSAAVLDGDDIVYVARVPTRRIMSVRITIGTRFPAAATSMGRVLLAGMPDAARDALLAASPLPAHTERTITDPAALRAELDRVAAQGWALVDGELEPGLRSVAVPVHDRRGTVVAAVNVSTSATRDSVEHVRERYLPPLRETAAAIDAELRLV is encoded by the coding sequence ATGGCTGAGGAGTTCGTCCAGTCCCTCGTCCGCGGACTCGCGGTGGTCCGTGCGTTCGACGCGGAGCATCCCGAGCTGTCGCTGAGCGACGTGGCGCGCCGCACCGAGCTGACCCGCGCGGCCGCCCGCCGGTTCCTCCACACCCTCGTCGCGCTCGGATACGTGCGCACCGACGGGCGCACCTTCGCGCTGACCCCGCGCGTGCTGGAGCTGGGCTTCTCCTACCTGTCGTCGCTGTCGCTGCCCGAGATCGTGCAGCCGCACCTGGAGTCCCTCTCCCGCACTGTCGACGAGTCCGTCTCGGCGGCCGTGCTCGACGGCGACGACATCGTCTACGTCGCCCGCGTCCCCACCCGCCGCATCATGAGCGTGCGCATCACGATCGGCACGCGGTTCCCGGCGGCGGCCACGAGCATGGGGCGCGTGCTGCTGGCGGGGATGCCGGATGCCGCGCGCGACGCGCTGCTGGCGGCATCCCCGCTCCCGGCCCACACGGAGCGCACGATCACCGACCCGGCGGCCCTGCGGGCCGAGCTCGACCGCGTCGCCGCACAGGGATGGGCGCTCGTGGACGGCGAGCTGGAGCCGGGCCTCCGCTCGGTCGCGGTGCCCGTGCACGACCGGCGCGGCACCGTGGTCGCGGCCGTGAACGTCTCGACGAGCGCGACGCGCGACTCGGTCGAGCACGTGCGCGAGCGGTACCTGCCGCCGCTGCGCGAGACCGCCGCCGCGATCGACGCCGAGCTGCGACTGGTGTGA
- a CDS encoding type II toxin-antitoxin system VapC family toxin: MIVDTSALIAILQDEDSAADLAELLLEQGGAISAVTLLEARIVALARGGASAVRRVDDMVAQFSLDIAPFDARQSDVAATAYRDYGKGSGHPARLNFGDTASYALARVQNDSLLYVGDDFSRTDIRPALEDG; encoded by the coding sequence GTGATCGTCGACACATCCGCGCTCATCGCGATCCTTCAGGACGAAGACTCCGCCGCGGACCTCGCGGAACTCCTCCTCGAACAGGGCGGCGCCATCTCGGCCGTGACGCTCCTGGAGGCGCGCATCGTTGCACTCGCGAGGGGTGGCGCTTCGGCGGTCCGTCGCGTCGACGATATGGTCGCGCAGTTCTCCTTGGACATCGCCCCCTTCGATGCGCGGCAATCGGACGTCGCGGCGACGGCGTACCGCGATTACGGGAAGGGCTCGGGGCACCCCGCGCGCCTCAACTTCGGCGACACGGCAAGCTACGCGCTCGCTCGAGTGCAGAACGACTCGCTGCTCTACGTCGGCGACGACTTCTCGCGCACCGACATCCGTCCGGCGCTGGAGGACGGGTGA
- a CDS encoding type II toxin-antitoxin system VapB family antitoxin: MSLNIKNESVHALVRELAEITGMSQTSAVEDAVRRRLEQLREETPKRRFSPEEEARRRAEIRRIVAQFHEETTPEQREAMSNHGDWLYDELGLPR; the protein is encoded by the coding sequence GTGAGCCTGAACATCAAGAACGAGAGCGTGCACGCCCTCGTGCGCGAGCTCGCCGAGATCACGGGCATGAGTCAGACGAGCGCCGTGGAGGATGCCGTGCGGCGGCGTCTCGAGCAGCTGCGCGAAGAGACGCCGAAGCGCCGATTCAGCCCCGAGGAGGAGGCGCGACGCCGTGCCGAGATCCGTCGGATCGTGGCGCAGTTCCACGAAGAGACGACTCCTGAGCAGAGGGAAGCGATGAGCAACCACGGCGATTGGCTGTACGACGAACTCGGTCTCCCGAGGTGA
- a CDS encoding thiolase family protein, translated as MTRTHIFDAVRTPFGRAGGALAGIRPDDLAALVMKASVERAGLDPALVDDVIFGDANQAGEDNRNVARFGALLAGFPTTVTGVTVNRLCASSVEAVVQGSRAIESGDARIVLAGGVESMSRAPYVVEKSPRPYPAVGNQTLWNTAIGWRMTNRALPRHWTISNGESAEKIAREWGIDRDAQDAFAVRSHRLAAQAWAAGVYAGEVVGVPGVDLARDEGIRDDTSVGALAKLKPLFAADDAGTVTAGNSSPINDGASAVLLGAEGAVDAAPLAVITGRGAHGTDPDQFPIAPIEAANKALARAGRTWADVDLVELNEAFASQSLACIAGWPDLDPEKVNIHGGALAIGHPLGASGGRIIGHAAHELARRGGGVAVAAICIGVGQGLAVVLER; from the coding sequence ATGACCCGCACCCACATCTTCGACGCCGTGCGCACCCCGTTCGGTCGCGCCGGCGGCGCCCTTGCGGGCATCCGCCCCGACGACCTCGCGGCCCTCGTGATGAAGGCGTCGGTCGAGCGCGCCGGTCTCGACCCGGCGCTCGTGGACGACGTGATCTTCGGCGACGCGAACCAGGCCGGCGAGGACAACCGCAACGTCGCGAGGTTCGGCGCATTGCTGGCCGGGTTCCCGACCACGGTGACCGGCGTGACGGTGAACCGCCTCTGCGCCTCCAGCGTCGAGGCGGTGGTGCAGGGGTCGCGCGCGATCGAGTCCGGCGATGCGCGGATCGTGCTCGCGGGCGGCGTCGAGTCGATGAGCCGCGCGCCCTACGTGGTGGAGAAGTCGCCGCGGCCCTACCCCGCGGTCGGCAACCAGACCCTCTGGAACACCGCGATCGGATGGCGCATGACCAACCGCGCGCTGCCGCGCCACTGGACGATCTCCAACGGCGAGTCGGCCGAGAAGATCGCGCGCGAGTGGGGCATCGACCGCGACGCGCAGGACGCCTTCGCGGTGCGCTCGCACCGGCTCGCCGCGCAGGCGTGGGCGGCGGGCGTGTACGCCGGCGAGGTCGTCGGGGTTCCCGGTGTCGACTTGGCGCGCGACGAGGGCATCCGCGACGACACGTCGGTCGGGGCCCTGGCGAAGCTGAAGCCCCTGTTCGCGGCCGACGACGCGGGCACGGTCACGGCCGGCAACTCCTCGCCCATCAACGACGGCGCATCGGCCGTGCTGCTCGGGGCGGAGGGGGCGGTGGATGCCGCACCGCTGGCGGTCATCACAGGCCGGGGCGCTCACGGCACCGACCCCGATCAGTTCCCGATCGCGCCGATCGAAGCGGCGAACAAGGCGCTCGCGCGCGCCGGACGCACGTGGGCGGACGTGGACCTCGTCGAGCTGAACGAGGCGTTCGCCTCGCAGTCGCTGGCGTGCATCGCCGGATGGCCCGACCTCGACCCGGAGAAGGTGAACATCCACGGCGGCGCACTGGCGATCGGGCACCCGCTGGGCGCCTCCGGCGGCCGCATCATCGGCCACGCCGCGCATGAGCTCGCCCGTCGCGGCGGCGGCGTCGCGGTCGCCGCGATCTGCATCGGCGTCGGGCAGGGTCTCGCCGTGGTGCTGGAACGGTAG
- a CDS encoding 3-oxoacid CoA-transferase subunit B produces MSTATNPTTRISRAQLAARIAADIPEGAYVNLGIGAPTLVADFLPEGLEVILHTENGLLGMGPAPEPGRIDPDLINAGKQAVTALPGAAYFHHADSFAMMRGGHLDVCVLGAFQVSQTGDLANWSTGAPGAIPAVGGAMDLAIGAKAVYVMTDLLTKTGESKLVAACTYPLTGVGCVTRVYTDHAVFDVTPDGFAVREAFGENTVASLAELTGLTLADATGEDA; encoded by the coding sequence GTGAGCACCGCGACGAACCCCACCACCCGCATCTCGCGTGCGCAGCTGGCCGCCCGCATCGCCGCCGACATCCCCGAGGGCGCCTACGTGAACCTCGGCATCGGCGCGCCCACCCTGGTGGCGGACTTCCTGCCCGAGGGCCTCGAGGTGATCCTGCACACCGAGAACGGGCTGCTCGGCATGGGGCCGGCTCCGGAGCCCGGCCGCATCGACCCCGACCTCATCAACGCGGGCAAGCAGGCGGTCACCGCGCTGCCCGGGGCCGCGTACTTCCACCACGCGGACTCGTTCGCGATGATGCGCGGCGGGCACCTCGACGTGTGCGTGCTCGGCGCCTTCCAGGTGTCGCAGACCGGCGACCTCGCGAACTGGTCGACGGGGGCGCCGGGCGCGATCCCCGCGGTCGGCGGCGCGATGGACCTCGCCATCGGCGCGAAGGCGGTGTACGTCATGACCGACCTGCTCACGAAGACCGGGGAGTCCAAGCTCGTCGCGGCGTGCACCTACCCGCTCACCGGGGTCGGCTGCGTCACGCGCGTCTACACCGATCACGCCGTGTTCGATGTGACCCCCGACGGGTTCGCCGTGCGCGAGGCGTTCGGCGAGAACACCGTGGCGTCGCTGGCGGAGCTCACCGGCCTGACACTGGCCGATGCGACCGGAGAGGATGCCTGA
- a CDS encoding 3-oxoacid CoA-transferase subunit A, with protein MIDKTVPDVEAAVAGIPDGATVMIGGFGRAGQPVELIDALIAQGATDLTIVSNNAGNGDVGLAALLAQKRVRRIICSFPRQHDSWVFDGLYRAGEIELEIVPQGNLAERIRAAGAGIGAFFSPTGVGTLLADGKEARRIDGRDYVLEYPIRADVALISARAADRWGNVVYRETARNFGPVMAAAARRTIVQVDEIVELGSLDPESVVTPGIFVDRVVAVGERAWLREGAFVGGVDIEGQPVSAGAASTETEGGR; from the coding sequence ATGATCGACAAGACGGTGCCGGATGTCGAGGCTGCTGTGGCGGGCATCCCCGACGGAGCGACGGTGATGATCGGCGGCTTCGGCCGCGCGGGGCAGCCGGTCGAGCTCATCGACGCGCTCATCGCGCAGGGCGCGACCGACCTCACGATCGTGAGCAACAACGCCGGCAACGGGGATGTGGGCCTCGCCGCCCTGCTGGCGCAGAAGCGCGTGCGCCGGATCATCTGCTCGTTCCCGCGTCAACACGACTCGTGGGTGTTCGACGGGCTGTACCGCGCGGGGGAGATCGAGCTCGAGATCGTGCCGCAGGGCAACCTCGCCGAGCGCATCCGCGCCGCGGGCGCCGGGATCGGCGCGTTCTTCTCGCCGACGGGCGTGGGCACGCTGCTCGCCGACGGCAAGGAGGCCCGCCGCATCGACGGACGCGACTACGTGCTCGAGTACCCGATCCGCGCCGACGTGGCCCTCATCAGCGCGCGTGCCGCCGACCGGTGGGGCAACGTCGTCTATCGCGAGACGGCCCGCAACTTCGGCCCCGTGATGGCGGCAGCCGCGCGCCGCACGATCGTGCAGGTCGACGAGATCGTCGAGCTCGGATCCCTCGATCCGGAGTCGGTGGTCACCCCGGGCATCTTCGTCGACCGCGTGGTCGCCGTCGGCGAGCGCGCGTGGCTGCGCGAGGGCGCCTTCGTCGGCGGGGTGGACATCGAAGGGCAGCCGGTGTCGGCGGGCGCGGCATCCACCGAGACGGAGGGCGGCCGGTGA
- the pcaC gene encoding 4-carboxymuconolactone decarboxylase: protein MTTNEGLSDAERWEQGMQVRRAVLGDEHVDRAIANTTELTADFQDFISRYAWGDIWSRPGLDRRSRSVAVLTALIALGHHEELAMHLRAALRNGLTVDEVREVILQAGLYCGVPAANTAFRIASEVYGDEV, encoded by the coding sequence ATGACCACGAACGAGGGACTCTCCGACGCGGAGCGCTGGGAACAGGGCATGCAGGTGCGCCGCGCGGTGCTCGGCGACGAGCACGTGGACCGTGCGATCGCGAACACCACGGAGCTGACCGCGGACTTCCAGGACTTCATCTCCCGGTATGCGTGGGGCGACATCTGGTCGCGTCCGGGCCTCGATCGCCGGTCGCGCTCGGTCGCGGTGCTGACCGCGCTCATCGCGCTCGGCCACCACGAAGAGCTCGCCATGCACCTGCGTGCGGCGCTTCGCAACGGCCTCACCGTCGACGAGGTGCGGGAGGTGATCCTGCAGGCCGGGCTGTACTGCGGTGTGCCGGCGGCCAACACGGCGTTCCGCATCGCGTCGGAGGTCTACGGCGACGAAGTGTGA
- a CDS encoding alpha/beta fold hydrolase, which yields MTIPTLAFTEPVGPAGAPLLVLGPSLGTSTILWEAATPALATEFRVTAWDLPGHGASPAGAAAFSVADLADAVAERARGLGEHRVLYAGVSLGGATGLELSLRHPDLVAASAIVASGARLGDPAAWHERAAHVRALSTASLVIPSAQRWFAPGSIERHPDLSGRLLHALRDADDESYARCCEALAAYDVRDRLGEIAVPTLALWGEHDAVAPEGKAVEIASGVRDGRAECVAGVAHLPPAEDPAATAHALRAFFATTLERTGR from the coding sequence GTGACCATCCCGACCCTCGCCTTCACCGAACCCGTCGGACCCGCCGGCGCGCCCCTGCTCGTGCTGGGGCCGTCGCTGGGCACCTCGACGATCCTCTGGGAGGCAGCGACGCCGGCGCTCGCGACGGAGTTCCGCGTCACCGCGTGGGATCTTCCCGGTCACGGCGCCTCGCCCGCCGGCGCCGCGGCTTTCTCGGTCGCCGACCTCGCCGATGCCGTCGCCGAGCGCGCGCGCGGACTCGGCGAGCACCGCGTGCTGTACGCCGGCGTCTCGCTGGGCGGCGCCACCGGGCTGGAGCTCTCGCTGCGGCATCCCGATCTCGTCGCCGCGTCGGCGATCGTCGCCTCGGGCGCCAGGCTCGGCGATCCGGCCGCGTGGCACGAGCGGGCCGCGCACGTGCGGGCACTCTCGACCGCGTCGCTCGTGATCCCCTCGGCGCAGCGCTGGTTCGCGCCCGGGTCGATCGAGCGGCACCCCGACCTGTCCGGGCGCCTGCTGCACGCGCTGCGCGATGCCGACGACGAGAGCTACGCCCGCTGCTGCGAGGCGCTCGCGGCGTACGACGTGCGCGACCGGCTCGGCGAGATCGCGGTGCCGACGCTCGCGCTGTGGGGTGAGCACGACGCTGTCGCGCCCGAGGGCAAGGCCGTCGAGATCGCGTCCGGCGTGCGCGACGGTCGGGCCGAGTGCGTGGCCGGCGTCGCCCACCTGCCGCCGGCGGAAGACCCGGCCGCGACGGCGCACGCGCTGCGCGCCTTCTTCGCGACCACTCTCGAAAGGACGGGGCGATGA